Proteins from one Acidobacteriota bacterium genomic window:
- the nthB gene encoding nitrile hydratase subunit beta — protein MNGIHDMGGMDGMGLVEPEENEPVFHDTWEGRVFALGRSIARWGRGRNWGSFRFTLESLSPADYLRMSYYERWFTVHVDRLLGSDLVTQEELDSGYADARRPRPALLPPSTTGGLGSGLLDVEVAARFGPDDEVRARNLHPRGHTRLPRYTRGRRGTVIRDNGVYALQDTDETGQRLGDSPQHVYTVRFAATELWGDRASVRDSVHVDLWEGYLEPA, from the coding sequence AGGAGAACGAGCCCGTCTTTCACGACACGTGGGAGGGGCGCGTCTTCGCCCTGGGACGGTCCATAGCCCGCTGGGGGCGGGGCCGCAACTGGGGCAGCTTCCGGTTCACGCTCGAAAGCCTGTCCCCGGCCGACTACCTGCGGATGTCCTACTACGAGCGCTGGTTCACCGTGCACGTCGACCGACTCCTGGGCAGCGATCTGGTCACGCAGGAGGAGCTCGACAGCGGCTACGCGGACGCGCGCCGGCCGCGGCCGGCGCTGCTGCCGCCTTCCACGACGGGCGGACTCGGTTCCGGTCTGCTGGACGTCGAGGTCGCCGCGCGCTTCGGTCCCGATGACGAGGTGCGGGCGCGAAACCTCCACCCCCGCGGACATACCCGCCTGCCGCGCTATACCCGGGGCCGCCGCGGGACGGTCATTCGCGACAACGGCGTCTATGCGCTGCAGGACACCGACGAGACCGGGCAGCGACTCGGCGACTCTCCGCAGCACGTCTACACCGTCCGCTTCGCGGCGACGGAGCTGTGGGGAGATCGGGCCTCCGTCCGTGATTCGGTCCATGTCGACCTGTGGGAGGGCTATCTTGAGCCCGCATGA
- a CDS encoding nitrile hydratase accessory protein, whose protein sequence is MSTCGRAILSPHEDAPPPARVDGDRLAALPPLPRDEEGPVFEAPWQAQAFALAVKLSEQGHFTWKEWAAALTDELRAAAERGEPDDGSRYYHHWVAALEELVTGKGLTDSPALANRKEAWADAYRHTPHGQPVVLHKSQ, encoded by the coding sequence ATGTCGACCTGTGGGAGGGCTATCTTGAGCCCGCATGAGGACGCGCCGCCGCCAGCGAGGGTCGACGGAGATCGTCTCGCCGCGCTGCCGCCGCTGCCGCGGGACGAGGAGGGGCCGGTGTTCGAAGCGCCTTGGCAGGCGCAGGCGTTCGCCCTCGCGGTGAAGCTCTCCGAACAGGGGCACTTCACCTGGAAGGAGTGGGCGGCAGCGCTGACCGACGAGCTGCGGGCGGCCGCCGAACGGGGGGAGCCCGACGACGGGTCCCGGTACTACCATCACTGGGTGGCCGCGCTCGAAGAGTTGGTGACCGGGAAGGGCCTCACCGATTCACCGGCGCTGGCAAATCGGAAGGAGGCGTGGGCCGACGCCTACCGGCACACGCCCCACGGCCAACCGGTCGTGCTTCACAAGTCGCAGTAG
- the nthB gene encoding nitrile hydratase subunit beta, giving the protein MNDLPDGIHDMGGMGGMGPIDPEPNEPVFHAPWEARVFALRRLLVPWGLGGNWGSFRFGQERVPAAEYLRLSYYERWFTALVELLRANGVVSEAELASGAADPQVPRQERRERPPQAPLGFGLLDLDVPARFRVGDGVRARKVHPAGHTRLPRYASGRRGTVVRDNGVYALQDTDGRGQQLGDSPQHVYTVRFTSRELWGDRGAERDAIYVELWEDYLEPGG; this is encoded by the coding sequence ATGAACGACCTCCCCGACGGCATCCACGACATGGGCGGCATGGGCGGCATGGGGCCGATCGATCCCGAGCCGAACGAGCCTGTCTTCCATGCGCCGTGGGAGGCGCGCGTCTTCGCGCTGCGGCGTCTACTGGTCCCCTGGGGGCTGGGCGGCAACTGGGGCAGCTTCCGGTTCGGACAGGAGCGTGTCCCGGCGGCGGAGTACCTGCGCTTGTCCTACTACGAGCGCTGGTTCACGGCCCTGGTCGAGCTGCTGCGCGCCAACGGCGTGGTCAGCGAGGCGGAGCTGGCGAGCGGCGCCGCCGATCCGCAGGTGCCGCGGCAGGAGCGGCGGGAGAGGCCGCCGCAGGCCCCGCTCGGGTTCGGCCTCCTCGATCTCGACGTGCCGGCGCGGTTCCGCGTGGGCGACGGGGTCCGCGCGCGCAAAGTGCATCCGGCGGGGCACACCCGCCTGCCGCGTTACGCGAGCGGAAGGCGGGGCACGGTCGTCCGCGACAACGGCGTCTATGCGCTCCAGGACACCGACGGGCGCGGCCAGCAGCTCGGGGACTCTCCACAGCACGTCTACACCGTCCGCTTCACGTCTCGGGAGCTGTGGGGCGACCGCGGAGCCGAGCGTGACGCGATCTACGTCGAACTGTGGGAGGACTATCTCGAGCCGGGGGGCTGA
- a CDS encoding M20/M25/M40 family metallo-hydrolase, producing the protein MTYPHTVEPAISLLRDLVAIDSVNPSLVSGGAGEAAVAERVAAALRPGGIDVEVTDVAPGRPNVVGVVEGKAPGRSLILCGHTDTVGVEGMAAPFDPVVRDGRLYGRGSQDMKSGVAAMVDAAVQVARHGGLSRGRLVVAAVADEEHASAGADALVAVHAADGAVVTEPTDLRVATAHKGFEWVEVETRGRAAHGSRPAEGRDAILHIGRVLGRLEAVEARLKAGRTHPRLGRASLHASTIHGGQALSVYPDRCVLGVERRTLVGEPPDAGLTEVRAALSGLAREDDDFDASARQLLTRAPHEIADDHPLCGELRRILRGRGLDDTPTGMSFWTDAAILGGAGTPALLFGPTGAGLHGPDEYVETDSVSTCRDALVELIRAFC; encoded by the coding sequence ATGACATATCCTCACACCGTGGAGCCTGCCATCAGCCTGCTGCGCGATCTGGTCGCCATCGATTCCGTCAACCCGTCCCTGGTCTCCGGCGGCGCCGGGGAGGCGGCGGTCGCCGAGCGAGTCGCGGCGGCTCTGCGGCCGGGCGGTATCGATGTCGAGGTGACCGATGTTGCTCCCGGGCGTCCGAACGTGGTGGGGGTGGTCGAAGGGAAGGCGCCCGGGCGCTCGCTGATCCTCTGTGGCCATACGGATACCGTGGGTGTGGAGGGGATGGCCGCGCCGTTCGATCCGGTCGTGCGTGACGGTCGGCTCTACGGGCGGGGCAGCCAGGACATGAAGAGTGGCGTGGCTGCAATGGTCGACGCCGCGGTTCAGGTCGCCCGGCACGGCGGGCTGTCGCGCGGCCGGCTGGTAGTGGCGGCGGTAGCCGACGAGGAGCATGCCAGCGCCGGCGCGGACGCGCTGGTCGCGGTGCACGCCGCCGACGGGGCGGTGGTGACCGAGCCGACGGACCTGCGCGTGGCCACGGCGCACAAGGGATTCGAATGGGTGGAGGTGGAGACGCGCGGGCGCGCCGCCCACGGCAGCCGCCCGGCCGAAGGACGAGACGCCATCCTGCACATCGGCCGCGTGCTCGGCCGATTGGAAGCCGTGGAGGCGAGGCTCAAGGCAGGCCGGACCCACCCGCGGCTCGGGAGGGCGTCGCTGCACGCTTCCACGATTCACGGCGGCCAGGCCCTCAGCGTCTATCCCGACCGCTGTGTGCTCGGCGTCGAGCGCCGCACGCTGGTCGGCGAACCACCGGATGCGGGGTTGACGGAGGTCCGGGCGGCGCTGTCAGGGCTTGCTCGGGAGGACGACGACTTCGATGCCTCCGCGCGGCAACTGTTGACGCGTGCGCCCCACGAGATTGCCGACGATCATCCGCTCTGCGGGGAGTTGCGGCGGATTCTCCGCGGTCGCGGCCTCGACGACACGCCGACCGGCATGTCCTTCTGGACGGACGCCGCGATTCTCGGCGGCGCGGGGACGCCGGCGTTGCTGTTCGGTCCGACTGGCGCCGGTCTCCATGGCCCGGACGAGTACGTCGAAACCGACTCGGTGAGCACCTGCCGCGACGCGCTGGTCGAGTTGATCCGCGCGTTCTGCTGA
- a CDS encoding Uma2 family endonuclease: protein MEDALPAYESTGPVTGAQLLRMPWLSPCELVGGRIVRMTPTNPTHGRIEVNVAAALRAFVRTQNLGVVMAGEVGVFTTRDPDTVRAPDVLFLSHERDALRTRRDGFLEVASDLVVEILSPTDRPDAVRRKLDEYFAAGVRLAWVIDPATRTVRVHRPNGGVRSVGAGEIIAGDDVLPGFVLPVDEVFE from the coding sequence ATGGAAGATGCACTTCCGGCGTACGAATCGACCGGCCCCGTGACGGGCGCACAGTTGCTGCGCATGCCGTGGCTCAGTCCGTGCGAGCTCGTCGGCGGCCGTATCGTGCGCATGACGCCTACCAATCCAACCCACGGCCGGATCGAGGTGAACGTGGCCGCCGCGCTCCGAGCGTTCGTCCGTACGCAGAATCTCGGCGTGGTGATGGCCGGCGAGGTGGGAGTCTTTACCACTCGGGACCCCGACACCGTCCGCGCGCCCGACGTCCTGTTCCTGTCGCACGAACGCGACGCCCTCCGCACGCGCCGGGACGGATTCCTGGAGGTGGCGTCGGACCTCGTGGTCGAGATCCTGTCCCCGACGGATCGGCCGGACGCGGTGCGGCGCAAGCTCGACGAGTACTTCGCCGCCGGCGTTCGCCTGGCATGGGTCATCGACCCCGCCACCCGTACCGTCCGCGTGCACCGACCCAACGGTGGCGTTCGGTCGGTTGGCGCCGGTGAGATCATCGCGGGCGACGACGTCCTTCCGGGATTCGTGCTGCCGGTGGACGAGGTCTTCGAGTAA
- a CDS encoding dihydrofolate reductase family protein, producing MTMRRIRYCCAVSLDGYIAGPGGEFDWIVMDPEMDFAGLSDQFDTHLLGRKTFEATGGRDQSSPGVRAFVFSRTLR from the coding sequence ATGACGATGAGGCGAATTCGCTACTGCTGCGCCGTGAGTCTGGATGGATACATCGCCGGGCCCGGCGGCGAGTTCGACTGGATTGTCATGGACCCCGAGATGGACTTCGCCGGCCTGTCCGACCAGTTCGACACCCACCTGCTGGGGCGGAAGACGTTCGAGGCCACCGGCGGGCGCGACCAGTCTTCGCCGGGCGTGCGGGCTTTCGTGTTCTCGCGAACCCTGCGGTAG
- a CDS encoding prolipoprotein diacylglyceryl transferase translates to MLGPYTHRIDPILFDVGGVHLWWYGLGFALGFLELHLFLRRGHGELRLSPREVWSLSLFVAVGVLVGGRAIEIAFDEWPFYREHLHMIPAWWLGGMATHGLLLGGGLGAAVFAHRSGKPFLLVADVLVIPAAFLLGMGRIGNFIDGHIVGAATDVWWAVKFPDAEGFRHPVVLYDGAKNLLLMAYLLHVRRVSRTPGAVAARFVFWYAFPRFFIDLFRDYPTHRLALGTGQTLNIVMAAVGAGALYRSRMRRLGRLQGTAGWGLAGRTSSERFKEAPPLAAQRLAFAGLLAFCLTIPSNWTQDVPARYGARHPGLEHSWLYPEIDSAPPQAHPRRLTVAPEHGRGGHAFDTTTPHSTAERRK, encoded by the coding sequence ATGCTCGGACCGTACACGCATCGCATCGACCCCATCCTGTTCGACGTCGGCGGCGTCCATCTCTGGTGGTACGGCCTGGGCTTCGCCCTCGGCTTCCTCGAGTTGCATCTGTTCCTGCGACGAGGTCATGGAGAGCTTCGCCTCTCGCCGCGCGAGGTATGGAGCCTGAGCCTGTTCGTCGCCGTCGGCGTGCTGGTCGGCGGACGCGCCATCGAGATCGCTTTCGACGAATGGCCCTTCTACCGCGAGCACCTCCACATGATTCCCGCGTGGTGGCTCGGGGGCATGGCCACCCACGGCCTGCTGCTCGGCGGCGGGCTCGGCGCCGCGGTGTTCGCGCACCGCTCCGGAAAGCCGTTCCTTCTCGTCGCGGACGTCCTCGTCATTCCGGCGGCGTTCCTGCTGGGCATGGGACGCATCGGCAACTTCATCGACGGCCACATCGTCGGCGCGGCGACCGACGTCTGGTGGGCGGTGAAGTTCCCCGACGCGGAAGGATTCCGCCATCCCGTCGTGCTCTACGACGGCGCCAAGAACCTGCTGCTGATGGCGTACTTGCTCCACGTGCGGCGGGTGAGCCGAACGCCGGGCGCGGTGGCCGCGCGCTTCGTGTTCTGGTACGCATTCCCGCGCTTCTTCATCGACCTGTTCCGCGACTACCCCACCCACCGGCTCGCTCTCGGCACCGGGCAGACGCTGAACATCGTCATGGCGGCGGTCGGCGCGGGGGCCCTGTACCGGTCGCGGATGCGGCGGCTGGGCCGTCTGCAGGGCACTGCCGGCTGGGGGCTGGCCGGCCGAACCTCTTCCGAGCGGTTCAAGGAAGCGCCGCCGCTCGCCGCGCAACGCCTCGCGTTCGCCGGACTGCTGGCGTTCTGCCTGACGATTCCGAGCAACTGGACACAGGACGTACCGGCCCGCTACGGCGCGCGCCACCCCGGCCTGGAGCACTCCTGGCTGTATCCCGAGATCGATAGCGCGCCGCCGCAGGCCCACCCCCGCCGGCTCACGGTTGCGCCGGAACACGGGCGCGGAGGACACGCCTTCGACACGACGACGCCTCATTCGACAGCGGAGCGCAGGAAATGA
- a CDS encoding TlpA family protein disulfide reductase, with amino-acid sequence MSTLPAPGTKAASFALRDAAGDPCAFGPDGPAAPATLLFFFKHDCATCDLTAPLVERVHQALSGSGLRVLGVSQDDAALTAGFAERHGLTLPRALDAELLVSEEYGFDAVPALVLVDGDANVLASFEGFGKTDLQTLADLAAERCGGAAPAVEREGESLPDSRPGCGSKVHDPDVARRLAARRDASRLAARRVRMPADLDPFEFLDQQGLTDGLPVVPPTEERVARMLAGTSRPPGDVVADVPPNLAPATVEKVAINAVMAGCKPVYLPVVIAAVEAACTDAFNLHGVLATTYFVGPLVIVNGPIRHEIGLNCGRNVFGQGTRANATIGRALQLVVRNVGGGRPGEVDMSTLGQPGKFGACIGELEELSCWEPLHVERGFDREQSTVTVFAAEAPRAIRDQLSRNSRSLAASMGFSLEAIAHVKLHGMDQALLVVSPEHARTFERDGYTRDDLRARIQEVTARPLRDVLPNDECQKGTVARALPKDWLGPGGRPTPEALDRPFPKFSQADNILIMVAGGTAGKFSAAVGGWASGGLGSKAVTRPIRR; translated from the coding sequence ATGTCCACGCTTCCTGCTCCCGGCACGAAGGCGGCCTCGTTCGCGTTGCGCGACGCCGCCGGCGACCCCTGCGCGTTCGGTCCCGACGGCCCTGCCGCGCCGGCGACGCTGCTCTTCTTCTTCAAGCACGACTGCGCGACGTGCGACCTGACGGCGCCCCTGGTCGAACGGGTGCACCAGGCGCTGTCGGGCTCCGGCCTGCGCGTGCTGGGCGTCTCGCAGGACGACGCGGCGCTCACCGCCGGTTTCGCCGAGCGGCACGGGCTCACGCTTCCGCGTGCTCTCGACGCCGAACTGCTCGTTTCCGAAGAGTACGGCTTCGACGCCGTCCCCGCGTTGGTGCTGGTCGACGGGGATGCCAACGTCCTGGCCAGCTTCGAGGGTTTCGGCAAGACCGACCTGCAGACGCTGGCCGACCTCGCGGCCGAGCGGTGCGGTGGCGCCGCGCCGGCGGTAGAGAGAGAGGGCGAGTCGCTACCCGACTCGCGGCCCGGGTGCGGCTCGAAGGTGCACGATCCCGACGTGGCCCGCCGGCTGGCGGCCAGACGCGATGCCTCGAGGCTGGCCGCGCGCCGGGTCCGCATGCCGGCCGACCTCGATCCGTTCGAGTTCCTCGACCAGCAGGGTCTGACCGACGGCCTGCCCGTGGTGCCGCCCACCGAGGAACGTGTGGCGCGGATGCTGGCCGGCACCTCGCGGCCGCCCGGTGACGTGGTGGCCGACGTGCCGCCCAACCTGGCTCCGGCCACGGTGGAGAAGGTCGCCATCAACGCCGTCATGGCCGGCTGCAAGCCGGTGTACCTGCCGGTGGTCATCGCCGCCGTGGAGGCCGCCTGCACGGATGCGTTCAACCTGCACGGGGTGCTGGCGACGACCTACTTCGTCGGGCCGCTCGTCATTGTCAACGGGCCGATCCGCCACGAGATAGGGCTCAACTGCGGCAGGAACGTCTTCGGCCAGGGCACCCGCGCCAACGCCACCATCGGGCGCGCCCTGCAGCTCGTGGTTCGCAACGTGGGCGGCGGCCGTCCCGGCGAGGTGGACATGTCCACGCTCGGCCAGCCGGGCAAGTTCGGCGCCTGCATCGGCGAGCTCGAGGAGCTGAGCTGCTGGGAGCCGCTGCACGTCGAGCGCGGCTTCGACCGCGAGCAGAGCACCGTCACCGTCTTCGCGGCCGAGGCGCCGCGCGCCATTCGCGACCAGCTCTCCCGCAACTCGCGGTCGCTGGCGGCCAGCATGGGGTTCTCGCTCGAAGCCATCGCCCACGTCAAGCTGCACGGCATGGATCAGGCGCTGCTGGTGGTCTCGCCCGAGCACGCCCGCACCTTCGAGCGCGACGGGTACACGCGGGACGACCTCCGCGCCCGGATTCAGGAGGTGACCGCCCGGCCGCTGCGCGACGTGCTGCCGAACGACGAGTGCCAGAAGGGGACCGTGGCGCGCGCGCTGCCGAAGGACTGGCTCGGTCCCGGCGGCCGGCCGACACCCGAGGCGCTGGACCGCCCCTTCCCGAAGTTCTCGCAGGCGGACAACATCCTCATCATGGTGGCCGGCGGCACGGCGGGGAAGTTCTCGGCGGCGGTCGGCGGGTGGGCCAGCGGCGGACTGGGGTCGAAGGCGGTCACGCGGCCGATCCGGCGGTAG
- a CDS encoding nucleotidyltransferase domain-containing protein gives MHGADMARDNSLTDSARLCKLAERIGAAMDAGMVVLFGSRATGTARHDSDVDIAIIDARKADSESGCRVLAGAGADEPPIDSGHLASRDFTDCFASTRGLHRSVWNDGLILYSRERGIESPPPRLRDRLQVNRFDKTTEMGWQKLTAAEEARRAIEKADEQRSNARAMPGTASETGYMMLMAQSLEQAIKAVLHASGQRVRPGHHLQEYAERTERLGERITDGIDHRELKLISEAGNQGRYGNWEHEGHVPRERAQAIVDIVYERCASRIADLVGDRMQRSSEAPGPSGRRE, from the coding sequence ATGCACGGCGCCGACATGGCAAGAGATAACAGCCTCACGGACAGCGCCCGACTGTGCAAGCTGGCCGAACGGATCGGCGCGGCGATGGACGCCGGGATGGTCGTGCTGTTCGGCTCGCGCGCCACGGGAACCGCGCGCCACGACAGCGACGTGGACATCGCCATCATCGACGCGCGCAAAGCGGACAGCGAGAGCGGATGCCGGGTGCTGGCCGGCGCCGGGGCGGACGAGCCTCCGATCGACAGCGGCCATCTTGCTTCCCGGGACTTCACGGACTGCTTCGCCAGCACGCGCGGACTGCACCGCAGTGTATGGAACGACGGGTTGATCCTGTACAGCCGGGAACGCGGCATCGAGAGCCCGCCGCCGCGCCTGCGCGACAGGCTGCAGGTGAACCGATTCGACAAGACGACCGAAATGGGATGGCAGAAACTGACGGCGGCGGAAGAAGCGCGGCGCGCGATCGAAAAGGCCGACGAGCAGCGAAGCAACGCACGGGCGATGCCGGGCACGGCAAGCGAGACCGGGTACATGATGCTCATGGCCCAGTCGCTGGAACAGGCCATCAAGGCCGTTCTGCACGCCAGCGGCCAACGGGTGCGGCCCGGACACCATCTGCAGGAATACGCCGAGAGGACTGAGAGACTCGGCGAACGGATAACCGACGGGATCGATCACCGCGAGCTCAAGCTGATCTCCGAAGCGGGGAACCAGGGGCGATACGGCAACTGGGAACACGAAGGCCACGTGCCCCGCGAGCGGGCGCAGGCCATCGTCGACATCGTGTACGAGCGCTGTGCAAGTCGGATAGCGGACCTCGTGGGCGACCGAATGCAGAGATCGAGCGAAGCTCCGGGTCCTTCAGGCAGAAGAGAGTGA
- a CDS encoding 3-hydroxyacyl-CoA dehydrogenase codes for MPGSVTFERHDDVALLRLTNPPVNGLSFAMRAALGERVAQALADEAVKAIVIAGADRMFCGGADIREFSAPPPPGAAHLPAILDEIEASPKPVVAAIHGVAAGGGMEVALACHVRLAAPGTRLGLPEVTLGILPGAGGTQRMPRLIGVEKALEVIVGGKLHPVEKAAALGFVDECVEGDLVATAIARARQLAADGTPLRRASKLTEHLEAARGRPGIFDDFRKKMAKRARGFDAPYACVDCVETTLTMPYAEALKNERVVFHRLRESDQSAAQRHAFFAEREVAKIPDVPKDTPARPIASAGVVGCGTMGGGIAMSIANAGLPVTVLESSPEALDRGMAIIRKNYAATVSKGRLSQTQMDARLARITPTLDDAALGAADVVIEAVFEELPLKKEVFARLDRVCKPEAILATNTSTLDVDAIAAATSRPAQVVGTHFFSPANVMKLMENVRGARTSPETIATVMKLSKKLGKVGVLVGVCDGFVGNRMLYAYRRQADFLLEEGALPEQIDRVIYDFGLPMGPYQMADLAGLDVSWRVRKAQAPTRPAHLRYSPIADRICEQGRYGQKTGAGWYRYEAGSRVPIPDPAIHDLIAGVSAEFGIERRAIGDDEIVPRCLYPLVNEGAKILDEGLALRASDIDIIWMHGYGFPRYRGGPMFWADLVGLRTVYDAMSRLHDEHGEWLEPAPLLKRLAEQGKGFKDVGK; via the coding sequence ATGCCCGGTTCGGTCACGTTCGAACGCCACGACGACGTCGCGCTGCTGCGGCTGACGAATCCCCCCGTCAACGGCCTGAGCTTCGCCATGCGCGCCGCGCTGGGTGAGCGCGTGGCCCAGGCGCTGGCCGACGAAGCCGTCAAGGCGATTGTCATCGCCGGGGCCGACCGCATGTTCTGCGGCGGGGCCGACATCCGGGAGTTCAGCGCGCCGCCGCCGCCCGGAGCGGCACACCTGCCCGCGATCCTGGACGAGATCGAGGCCTCGCCGAAACCCGTCGTCGCCGCCATCCACGGCGTGGCGGCCGGAGGCGGCATGGAGGTGGCGCTGGCGTGCCACGTGCGGCTCGCCGCGCCCGGCACGCGGCTCGGGCTTCCGGAGGTGACGCTCGGCATCCTGCCCGGCGCGGGAGGCACGCAGCGCATGCCGCGGCTCATCGGTGTGGAGAAGGCGCTGGAGGTGATCGTCGGCGGCAAGCTCCATCCGGTGGAGAAGGCAGCGGCCCTGGGCTTCGTCGACGAGTGCGTCGAGGGCGACCTGGTGGCGACGGCGATCGCCCGGGCTCGTCAGCTCGCAGCCGACGGCACGCCGCTACGGCGGGCGTCGAAGCTCACGGAGCATCTGGAGGCGGCGCGCGGCCGCCCCGGGATCTTCGACGACTTCCGCAAGAAGATGGCGAAGCGCGCTCGCGGCTTCGACGCGCCGTACGCCTGCGTCGACTGCGTCGAGACGACGCTGACGATGCCCTACGCCGAGGCGCTGAAGAACGAGCGGGTCGTGTTCCACCGGCTACGCGAATCGGACCAGTCGGCGGCGCAGCGGCACGCCTTCTTCGCCGAGCGCGAAGTGGCCAAGATCCCGGATGTGCCGAAAGACACCCCGGCCCGGCCGATTGCGTCGGCGGGAGTCGTCGGCTGCGGCACGATGGGCGGCGGGATCGCGATGAGCATCGCCAACGCGGGCCTGCCGGTGACGGTTCTCGAATCGTCGCCCGAGGCGCTCGACCGCGGCATGGCCATCATCCGGAAGAACTACGCGGCGACCGTTTCGAAGGGGCGGCTGTCGCAGACGCAGATGGACGCGCGGCTGGCGCGCATCACCCCGACGCTGGACGACGCCGCCCTGGGCGCCGCGGACGTCGTGATCGAGGCGGTGTTCGAGGAGCTGCCGCTGAAGAAGGAGGTCTTCGCCCGGCTCGACCGCGTGTGCAAGCCGGAGGCGATCCTGGCCACCAACACCTCGACCCTCGACGTCGACGCCATCGCCGCCGCCACGTCGCGGCCGGCGCAGGTCGTCGGCACCCACTTCTTCAGCCCGGCGAACGTCATGAAGCTGATGGAGAACGTGCGCGGCGCCCGGACGTCGCCCGAGACCATCGCCACCGTCATGAAGCTGTCGAAGAAGCTGGGCAAGGTGGGCGTGCTGGTCGGTGTCTGCGACGGCTTCGTCGGCAACCGGATGCTCTACGCCTACCGCCGGCAAGCGGACTTCCTGCTGGAGGAAGGCGCGCTGCCGGAGCAGATCGATCGGGTCATCTATGACTTCGGCCTGCCGATGGGGCCCTACCAGATGGCGGATCTCGCCGGTCTGGACGTGAGCTGGCGGGTGCGCAAGGCGCAGGCGCCGACCCGGCCGGCGCACCTGCGCTACTCGCCGATCGCCGACCGCATCTGCGAGCAGGGTCGCTACGGGCAGAAGACCGGCGCCGGCTGGTACCGGTACGAAGCGGGGAGCCGCGTCCCCATTCCCGACCCGGCCATCCACGATCTCATTGCCGGGGTGTCCGCGGAGTTCGGCATCGAGCGCCGCGCGATCGGCGACGACGAGATCGTCCCGCGGTGCCTCTATCCGCTCGTCAACGAGGGCGCGAAGATCCTGGACGAGGGACTCGCGCTGCGCGCCAGTGACATAGACATCATCTGGATGCATGGCTACGGCTTCCCGCGCTACCGCGGCGGTCCGATGTTCTGGGCCGACCTGGTGGGGCTGCGGACCGTCTACGACGCGATGAGCCGGCTCCACGACGAGCACGGCGAGTGGCTCGAGCCGGCGCCGTTGCTGAAACGCCTCGCGGAGCAGGGCAAGGGGTTCAAGGACGTCGGGAAGTGA
- a CDS encoding ATP-binding protein — translation MAESYRARSAALRGASTGAWSVTPMVTRSRQGPFRPGAGGLPPYLAGRASVQALCRALLGDLRDGLAPSRDLVLHGPRGNGKTALLVWLQQEAAAYAGVDVLSLTPAGMPDETKLVERLLPASWWRRFAPGQVSVQGITWRPGRRDPPPLDEALAARVRKAPLLLLIDEAHTLDVAVGRALLNAGQQVGRRLPFLLVLAGTPNLRAHLNAMDATFWNRADRRPIGRLDGPATAAAVRNPLRSDDIDIDDDALAHIVRDSHGYPYFVQLWGQAVWRRAAGATPPRAAPPGVAEERRITLAAATAVQTAVNREKDDYYLDRYEELETLRLLPVARSVAEAFDTRPLLDDVQLETAIRRGLAAVPEADSTTAKDLLRNVGYVWRPEAKPVWEPGIPSLMDYVREHAPVTRSA, via the coding sequence ATGGCAGAATCATATCGTGCCCGCTCGGCCGCACTGCGGGGGGCGAGTACGGGTGCGTGGAGCGTGACGCCGATGGTGACGCGGAGCCGGCAGGGGCCGTTTCGACCGGGCGCGGGTGGACTGCCGCCGTACCTGGCAGGACGAGCGTCCGTGCAGGCGCTCTGCCGGGCGCTCCTCGGCGATCTGCGCGACGGCCTGGCTCCGTCGCGCGATCTCGTGCTGCACGGACCGCGCGGCAACGGCAAGACCGCCCTGCTCGTCTGGCTGCAGCAGGAAGCCGCCGCCTACGCCGGCGTCGACGTTCTGTCGCTCACGCCGGCCGGCATGCCTGACGAGACGAAGCTCGTCGAGCGTCTCCTGCCCGCATCCTGGTGGCGGCGTTTCGCGCCGGGGCAGGTGTCCGTGCAGGGGATCACGTGGCGGCCGGGGCGGCGCGACCCACCGCCGCTGGACGAAGCCTTGGCGGCACGTGTGCGGAAAGCGCCGCTGCTTCTGCTGATCGACGAGGCGCACACGCTGGACGTCGCCGTCGGCCGCGCGCTGCTGAATGCCGGCCAGCAGGTGGGCAGAAGGTTGCCGTTCCTGCTCGTGCTGGCCGGCACCCCGAACCTGCGCGCCCACCTGAATGCGATGGACGCGACGTTCTGGAACCGGGCCGACCGGCGTCCCATCGGCCGGCTGGACGGACCGGCGACCGCGGCGGCGGTGCGGAATCCGTTGCGAAGCGACGACATCGACATCGACGACGACGCCCTTGCGCACATCGTCCGCGACAGCCACGGCTACCCGTATTTCGTGCAACTCTGGGGGCAGGCGGTGTGGCGCCGGGCGGCGGGTGCCACTCCACCGCGTGCCGCTCCACCGGGCGTGGCCGAAGAAAGGCGCATCACGCTGGCGGCGGCCACCGCCGTGCAGACCGCCGTGAACCGGGAGAAGGACGACTACTACCTCGATCGCTACGAAGAGCTCGAGACGTTGCGCCTGCTGCCCGTGGCGCGGTCCGTGGCGGAGGCCTTCGACACACGTCCTCTGCTGGACGACGTGCAACTCGAGACGGCAATTCGCCGCGGCTTGGCAGCCGTGCCGGAGGCCGACTCGACGACGGCGAAGGACCTGTTGCGCAACGTGGGGTACGTGTGGCGGCCGGAGGCGAAACCGGTCTGGGAACCGGGAATCCCGAGCCTGATGGACTACGTGCGGGAGCACGCTCCCGTCACACGGTCGGCGTAA